A section of the Malus sylvestris chromosome 17, drMalSylv7.2, whole genome shotgun sequence genome encodes:
- the LOC126612238 gene encoding uncharacterized protein LOC126612238 isoform X1 has translation MTTLTPSCTPCSRKTQSPSKPRPFPLPLASAQLGETKKITSGESDGFRGHFRPNQGELAGVKVSGDLRGFRGNFRPKHDELDIMLGAFIVTFPSSLVAQLLATKYCEWTPSKIT, from the exons ATGACCACACTCACACCCAGCTGCACTCCCTGCTCGAGGAAGACGCAATCACCATCTAAACCTCgtccctttcctcttcctcttgccTCTGCGCAACTCGGCgaaaccaagaaaataacctccggcgagtccgacggctttcgaggccattttcggccaaaccaaggcgagttggccggcgtgaaag tttccggcgacctccgaggctttcgaggcaatttccggccaaaacaCGACGAGTTAGACATCATGTTAG gggcatttattgtgacgtttccgtcttcgctagtggcgcagcttttggcaactaagtactgtgagtggaccccttctaaaattacatga
- the LOC126612238 gene encoding uncharacterized protein LOC126612238 isoform X2 produces the protein MTTLTPSCTPCSRKTQSPSKPRPFPLPLASAQLGETKKITSGESDGFRGHFRPNQGELAGVKVSGDLRGFRGNFRPKHDELDIMLGAFIVTFPSSLVAQLLATKY, from the exons ATGACCACACTCACACCCAGCTGCACTCCCTGCTCGAGGAAGACGCAATCACCATCTAAACCTCgtccctttcctcttcctcttgccTCTGCGCAACTCGGCgaaaccaagaaaataacctccggcgagtccgacggctttcgaggccattttcggccaaaccaaggcgagttggccggcgtgaaag tttccggcgacctccgaggctttcgaggcaatttccggccaaaacaCGACGAGTTAGACATCATGTTAG gggcatttattgtgacgtttccgtcttcgctagtggcgcagcttttggcaactaagtact